The Microbacterium luteum nucleotide sequence AGTCCCACCGGGAAAGCGCCTGCAGCAGAGCAGGGCTCAGTGTCACCGAGTGCTCCTGAGCGAGTCTCACGGCCAGGCCGATGACACGGTCTGGGTCATCGCGCAGCGCTGGGAGGTCGAGTCGCGGCCCCAGGCGGCCCAGGAAACTGAAGACGACGCCAGTCAGGTCGTCTGCGACACAGAACACCACCCGGGCGGACCGGACGGGATCTGCCGCGCCGGCCAATTGCTGCAGGACCGGGAAGTCAGCGTCGGTCAAAGACTCGACGCTGCGGACGACCACCGACGTGCCTGTGCTCAGCGCCTGCACCGCCGTGACCACGGCCCCCGGTTCCCGAAGCGCCGGGGCGTCGATGACGACCGGGTCGTGGCGGTCGCGTTCGCGCAGCCAGAGCTGGGCGAGAAGCGTCTTCCCGCTGTCGCGGGGACCGTGGATCGCGATGCACCCGCTGGTGCGACCGAGCACGTCGAGGTGCGCGGCAAGGCGGGAGAGTCGGGTGGGTTCCGGCGCTGCGGTCGGCTCGTCCTCGGGCAGTTCAACGAGGTAGATGCTCTCGCCTGCCCGATTCACGATGCGGCGGGCAGTGCTCGGCCGACCCGCGAGCAGGACGGATGCGACATCCCCCTGCCAATGGTGAGCCTGCAACTCGTCCCACAGCGTCACGTGCCGCTCGGCCGAGAGCATCGGCAACGCGCCCGTCGAGGCGAGCACGCCTCCTCGACCGATGGCCAGCACGCGGTGGCCGGCGGTGCCGCCCGCGAACCGGGCCAGCAGCGCCTGCAACTCCAGCGGTGCGGTGTTCAGGAGCGCGTCCTGGAGGTCACGAGCGGCCTGCTTCGCGATCGCGAGCATCGCGGGATGGGATGCCCCGACTGGAGAGGCGAGGGCGAGCGAGCCGATGACACGCTGCGAGAGGGGGTCGTGGATGGGGGCGCCGGCGCAGGCTAGGGTCTGCAGCCGGTCGTTGACGTGCTCGGCGCCGCGCACGAACACTGCGGATCTTTCCTCCATCGCCGTTCCGAGTCCGTTCGTGCCCAGCGCGGACTCCGAGAATTCGAATCCTTCGGCGGCGGACACCTTGTCGAGCCGTCTCGCGTGGCTCGGGTCGCCTACCTTTCGGGCGAGGATCCGTCCGGATCGGTCGCTGACCAGCAGCGCGACACGCATGTCAGCGAGTGATTCCGCCCATCGCGCCAGGACGGTCTCAGCGGTGTCCTGGAAGCGTCCCGCCAGTTCGGAGAACGGGTGGTAAGCAGGAGTCGCAGTCGGATCGCAGCCGCCACCGGTGGTGATCGAGCGACGCCAACTGCGCTCGATCACCGGGGGGACGTTCAGTGTTCGGGGAGTGAGACCGTGCGCGCCGACGCCAGCTTCGAGAAGGCGTTCACGAGCCTGCCGCACGCTCGCGGCGGAATAGGTGTCGATGGACATAGCTGGGACCTCGCGTCACTGCAAGTGGTCACACCCAGTATCCGCCTCCCTATTGGAACCCGCCAATACCTAATCCGCTGTGGATCTATCCTCTGTGCGCATGAGTCCATGGTGGTGGGGAAGCCGGTCGCGTTCGTAGGTGATGTCGGTGTAGCCGTGAGGAATGGGCTGGCCGTGGTCATCGAGGCCGACGAAGACGATCTTCTCGATCGTGAGAATGCGTTCACGAGTGATCATGTTGCGCACCTCGGCGCGCATCGTGAGGGAGGTGCGCCCGAACGCGGTGGCGCGCAGTCCCATCTCGATCAGATCGCCTTGTCGCGCGGAACTGACGAAGTCGATCTCGGAGATGTACTTGGTGACCGCCCGGGAGTTTCCGAGCTGGATGATGGCGTAGATCGCGGCCTCTTCATCGATCCAGCGCAGCAGGCTGCCGCCGAACAGGGTGCCGTGCGCGTTCAGGTCCTCGGGACGGACCCAGCGGCGTGACCGGAATGTGACGTCTGCTGACATGGAGTCGCTCATAGGACGACCGTAGGCCGGGAAGCACACTCCCGGCCTACGGTTACCGTCGATCAGGCCGGGACGGGCTGTCCGATGCTGAATCCTTCGAAGTCCTTCGCCTGGATCTCCGAGAGGAGGCCGCGGTAGGCGCCTAGGCCGCCGAGGTAGAACATCACGGCGTGCTTCTTGCCGGGGATGTTCGCCCCGAAGATCCACGAGTCGGTCTTGGGGAACAGCGTGTAGTTCGCGATCGTCGTGCAGGTCTCGGTCCATTCGTCCTCGACCTGCTGCGACACCTCGATGAGCCCGCCTCTCCGCTCCGCCTCGGTGACCAGGGTCGTGATGAACTCGACCTGCGCCTCGATGCTGGGCACCAGGTTGGTGAACGGCCCGTTGGGGCCGAGGATCATGAACATGTTCGGGAATCCGGCCGTCATGATGCCGAGGAAGCTGGTCGGGGCGTCGGCCCAGTGCTCGTCGACGCTCACCCCTCCGCGCCCGCGGATGTCGATGCGGCGGTAGTTGCCGTCGACCGCGTCGAACCCGGTAGCCAGCACGAGCACATCCAGCTCGTGCTCCACGCCGTCCGCGGTCTTCACGCCTCGCGGGGTGATCTCGACGATCGGGTTCTCCTTGATCGACACCAGCTTCACGTTGTCCTGGTTGTACACGTCGTAGTAGCCCTGGTTGCACAGCGGCCGCTTCGCATACGGCTGGGTCGGGGTGAGCAATCGCGCCGTCTCCGGATCCTTGACCGTCTCAGCGATCTTGCGGCGGATGAACGCAGCGGCTGCCTCGTTCGACTCCGGGTTGATAGCGATGTCGTTGAACGTGCCGAACATGAAATAGAATCCGTTGCCTCGGTCCCATGCCGCCTGGAACACGCGCTCCCGCTCGGCCTCGTCGACATCGGTGGCCGCGACGGTGGACTCCTCGAACCCGAACGCGACGCCCGAGTTGCGGACCTGCTCCCAGATCTCCGGGAACCGGGACTTGTAGTTCTCCACCTCTCCCGGCTCGACCGGTCCGTTGCCAGAGGGGACGCTGTATTGCGCGGAACGCTGGAACACGGTCAGGTGCGACACCTGCTTGGCTGCGGCGACGATGAACTGGGTTCCGGTCGAGCCGGTGCCGATGACGCCCACCCGCTTGCCCTCGATCGACAGGTCGTCCGGCCACTCCGCGGTGTGCACGAGGCGGCCTTCAAACGAGTCGATCCCGGGGATGTCGGGGATGTTGGTTGCTGCGAGCAGTCCCAGCGCCGTCACCACGTATCGGGCCGTGAAGGACTCTCCGGCGGAGGTGCCGACCGTCCAGGTGTTGGTGGCTTCGTCGAAGACGATCGACGTGACTTCGGTGTTCAGCCGGAAGTCCTTGCGGAGGTCGTACCGGTCGACGACGGTCTCAAGGTAGCGGAGGATGTCGGGCTGGTCGATGTACTTTCGCGCCCAGTCCCACTCCTGCAGCAGTTCGTCATCGAACGAGTATCGGTAGAAGGGGCTCTCCGTGTCGGACATGGCGCCGGGATACCGGTTCCAGTACCAGGTGCCTCCGATGCCGGCGCCCTTCTCGAAGCCGCGGACGCGCAGGCCGAGCTTGTCGCGCAGGGTGTGCAGCTGGTAGATGCCGCCGAAACCGGCGCCGACGACGATCGCGTCGAAGTCCGTGGTCTGTGTGGATGTCATGGTGCAACTCCTTCGTTGAATAAGCGGGGGTGTGTTGCAGGTCAGTGGCGAAGCCACTGGCCGATCGCCGCAAGCTCCGCGTCGACGTCCGCGTCGCGGCCAGCCAGGAACGGGTAGACGTGCTGCTGTCCTTCGGCGACATGCAGGGTGACGTCAACGCCGGCGCCCTTGGCGCGCTCTGCCACGCGGATGGCATTGTCGACCAACGACTCGACCGAACCGGCGTTGACGTACAGCGGGGGGAACCCGGTGAAATCCGCGTAGAGCGGGTTCGCGAGCGGCGCCGACGGGCTGGTGGTCGCCCCCAGCACGCCGGCGATCATGCCCTCCAGGAGCGGCACGGAGATCAGCGCGTCGGTCGCATCGTTGGTGACCAGCGTCGCGCCGCGGTTCTCCATGTCCAGCCACGGGGAGAACGCGATGACGTGCCCGGGCAGCGGCCGCCCCTTCGCCTTCAACGCCAACGGGATGGCGATGGCGAGATTGCCTCCCGCCGAGTCGCCGATCGTGGTGACGTCCTCGGGGTGGACCCCCCGCTCCAGCAGGGCCTCGAACGCCGCGACCCCGTCGTCTACCTGGGCGGGGTGCGGGTGCTCGGGCGCGCGACGGTAGTCCAGCACGAACGCTGTTACCCCGGCCGCCTTCGCGACGTGCGCGGCGAGCTTCCGGTGGCTGGCCGCAGAGCCGACGGCGAACCCGCCGCCGTGCGTGTAGAGGAGGACCTTGGAGCGATCGGCTCCGGCCGGGAACGCCCAGATGCCGGGCACGCCGCCGACCGTCTCCTCCTTGTAGGTGACATCTTCCGGTTCGATGGTCGGCTGATGCCATTCATCGAAGATGCTGCGGAACAGCCGCATGTCCAGCTCGTGAGTGGCCATGAGCTCGGACCAGCCCAGATACAGATCACGCAGGGCGCTCGGGACGACTGCGGTCGCGGTGGATGACGAGGACATCGCATAACTCCTTCGTTGATGCTCGGCGCCTGCAGGAACGAGGCGACCACTCGGTGGATGAGCTCTACTCTCAGGGAGGATTCCGCCACAGCGCTGTGCCGATTTGGAACAGCTCACCCGGGTTGCCCGGTGACCACGACAGAGATCGGCTCCGGCGCACGGCATGATCAGGATCCAGCGCACGAACGAGACCGGATCGGGCACGGTGCCAGACGATCAGCGCCGCCACGACGAGAGTCGCGGCGGTCACCGCCATTGCTCCGACCCAGCCGCTCTGCGTGAAGACCGTCGCCAGGACGAGACCGACAGCCGGGATTCCATCTCCACGGAGAGCGACGGCAGCACACGCCGGACGGCGAAGATCTACTCACCGCCACCGTCTCCGCTTCCGACGACGACGACAGCTTCGGCTTCTACTCCCGGCCCACCAAGGCCCACATCATCGCCGCCGGCATCCGCCGCACCGCATGAACGAGCGCCTCATGAACAGCCGCACCAGCCTCACCATCTACCCCGCCCACGACGAGCAAACCCTGCTCCCGCCGACGCCGATCCTCGTCGACGAGCACTACTTCGTCCGCGCCGGGCTCGAGCAACTCCCCGCCCGCCTCATCGGGTTCAGCCCCGCCGGCGCGCTCGCCATCACGGCGTGGGTTCACGACGTGTTCCGTGCCCCGGAGCTCGCACGCGACCTGTACCCGACTTTCATCATCGCCGGTCGCGTCCAGGCATATCCGATCCCCGCCGCCAGGGTCACCGTGCGCGAGCCCGCCGGCGTCGTCCAGGTCGTGATCACCGACCCTCGCGGCAAGAGATACCGGCCATACCTCGGCGAGGACCGCGACATTGCCGACCGCATCGCCGCGGCCTGGGGCTCCCACCGCGGATACTCCGCCACCGTCCAACCGATCACCTGACAATCACGAACGGAGACACCATGCGCTGCTTGATGTGCGAAGAGCCCACCACGATGTACATCCCCTCGGACGACGTCGACGGCATCGGGCTGCATAGCTGCGGTGTCTGCGGGTTCGAGATCGAAGGCCCCCGCGACGAACCCGCGCATGTCGCCGACCATCGGAAGCTCACTGCAACGACGACCTCGACGACGATGTGGGTTCCCGCTCGAGATGGCATGAACCCCTCGCGATTCCACGGTAGTTGGCAACGGTTTCAGGGCCAGGATTCCACGCGAAATGGCATTTTCCTACAGTTGGTCCGACTCAACTCAGATGCCCGCTTGCGGCAGGCAGATCGACCTAGAGTGTGTTAACGAGTGAGCAGCCGCGCCGTTCAGAGGCGAGGGCGATCGCCGACGGGGCGGCTCACTCTTCTCCTCATCCCGGTGTTGCTCAGCGCGACCGGCGTCCTCGATCTCCGCATTCCTTGGCCGTGGCTCCATGGCGAGTCCGCGGGGGATCGTCCGGTCGAGCACTCACCCCTGAGAGCCCTGTCAAGGTGAGCTGGACCGGGACAGCCGCTGGAGTGCTCTATCTCGCGTGGCTGGCGTCCGCAACCCTGCGCCCCGGCGGCAACGGGCTATTCGAGACACAATCCCACGCGCGCGACTCCCGGTCGAAGCTGTTCCGGATGGGGCTCGTCACCAACCTGCTCAACCCCAAGGCCGCTGTCATGTAACTCGCGATCATCCCGCAGTTCATAGATCACGGGCAGGGAAACACGACCGCTCAGGGATTCGTTCTCGGCGGAGTTCAGATCATCGTCAGGATGATCGTCAACTCCCTCATCGTGCTGGGCGCCGGCACAATCTCCGGATTCGTGTCGACGCGACTCACATGGATCCGGCACCCCGCTCGGCGCAGTGGCGGTCACGCTGGCCAGAGAGGTCCCGCAATGCATCTCGCCCCTGAACCGGGCGATCATGCTGCAGGACCTCCGTGAGACGCCGCTCAGATAGACCGTCCTCCGGAAGCTCGACGAGTACGAATGACCCTTTCTGAAGGGATTGAACAGGACTGTTGTTCTGCACAGATTCTGCTAGGTAGAGTGGGATTCCATCCGACGGAACCCGCCGTCGGTGAACAAAGGAGTTCCAGAATGCGCATCGTCTTGGTTCATGGAGGTTGGCAGGGTGGTTGGGCGTGGGACGGCGTTGTCGCTGAGCTCACGAAGGCAGGCCACGAGGTATGGGCCCCAACCTTGCAGGGTCACGGTGACAACGACGACCGTGCAGGTGTCACGCTCTCGACCATGGCGGACAATCTCATCGGCCGGATCGCCGACAAGGGGTGGGACCGGTTCGTCGTAGTCGGCCACAGTGGCGGCGGCCCGATCATCCAGCTCGTAGCTGAGGCGATGCCGGAGCAGGTGGAGCAGGCGATCTTCATCGACGCGTGGGTACTCGCCGACGGCGAGTCGATCAATGCGATCCTCCCCACCGAGTTGGCGAATTTCGCCCGTGGCACAGCCGCATCCTCGCCCGACCAGAGCGTGCCGATCCCGCCGCAGCTATTCATGACGGCTTTCTTGCAGGACGGATCGGAGGAGCTTCACGCGCAGGTCGAGCCCCGTCTGGTGCCGTCGCCTGGCGGTTGGCTCGACGAGCCGATCCGTCTTCGGTCGGCCGGCACCGGTGACGTGCCGAGCGGCTACATCTTCCTGCAAGAGGATCGGGCTGTGCCGCAGGAGTTGTACCGCGCATCAGCAGACCGGCTCACGAACCCGACGACCGCGAGCTCGCCGGGGAGCCACCAGGCCATGTTGACGCGCCCGGTGGAGCTGGCAGCAGCCATCGTCTCCGTTATGTCGTGACGACGTTTCGCTCTTTCGCGACTTCCGCTGGGACCGTCGCTTACGCCGAATGGCTGCCCGGCGGCCCCGCCCGTGCGACGGTGCTGCTCGTTCACGGCGGGGGGGTGGGCCCCGATGGCTGGAGTCGAGCGATCGGCGGGCGACCCGGGTGGGCGCCCCGTCTCGCCGAAGCCGGATACCGCGCGGTCGTGATGACGTGGCCTGGGTTGTCGGCTGGCGGCGCATGGGACCCCGACACGCGGCTGGATGGGGCGGCGGTCGCCGGCGCGATCGTGGAGCTAATCGCTGCGCTCGGCGTTCCGGTCGTCCTCGTGGTCCACTCCATGTCCGCCGCTTTCGGTTATCGGGTCGCTTTCCACCATCGGGATTCACTGATCGCCCTAGTCGCGCTGGCACCCGCTCCCCCCGGGGACATCCAGCCCGAGCCCGCCGTGCTGGAGGAGGACGCCGATCACATCGTCGTCCAGGGACGCCCGCTCACCTGGAGGCTTCCCCGTCGCGGCTGGTGGCATCCCGGATCAGAGTTCATCGAGACGAAGCTGGTCGGTGCAAGCGAGCAATTCCCACCCGGTCACCTGGACGAGCTCCGTTCGCAGCTGGTGCCAATCCCAGCCGGGCTCCTCCTCGAGCGGCAGAACGTTCGCGGTGCGCAGGTCCATATCGGCGACAGGGAGTTGGACGGCCTACC carries:
- a CDS encoding sigma-54-dependent Fis family transcriptional regulator encodes the protein MSIDTYSAASVRQARERLLEAGVGAHGLTPRTLNVPPVIERSWRRSITTGGGCDPTATPAYHPFSELAGRFQDTAETVLARWAESLADMRVALLVSDRSGRILARKVGDPSHARRLDKVSAAEGFEFSESALGTNGLGTAMEERSAVFVRGAEHVNDRLQTLACAGAPIHDPLSQRVIGSLALASPVGASHPAMLAIAKQAARDLQDALLNTAPLELQALLARFAGGTAGHRVLAIGRGGVLASTGALPMLSAERHVTLWDELQAHHWQGDVASVLLAGRPSTARRIVNRAGESIYLVELPEDEPTAAPEPTRLSRLAAHLDVLGRTSGCIAIHGPRDSGKTLLAQLWLRERDRHDPVVIDAPALREPGAVVTAVQALSTGTSVVVRSVESLTDADFPVLQQLAGAADPVRSARVVFCVADDLTGVVFSFLGRLGPRLDLPALRDDPDRVIGLAVRLAQEHSVTLSPALLQALSRWDWPGGASELRVLIAAMVAYRPVGTVLDVDLLPVEMRTRARQLRGIAASEYRAIDAALREADGNRSRAAEILGIGRTTLYRKLRAYGLDGQNTLIS
- a CDS encoding alpha/beta fold hydrolase; the encoded protein is MLLVHGGGVGPDGWSRAIGGRPGWAPRLAEAGYRAVVMTWPGLSAGGAWDPDTRLDGAAVAGAIVELIAALGVPVVLVVHSMSAAFGYRVAFHHRDSLIALVALAPAPPGDIQPEPAVLEEDADHIVVQGRPLTWRLPRRGWWHPGSEFIETKLVGASEQFPPGHLDELRSQLVPIPAGLLLERQNVRGAQVHIGDRELDGLPTLVMVGTHDTDHPIESDRATADWLAERGGDVRFVALTAANVAGNGHMLMQESNSDAVLNLVTEWLGPNVRPRR
- a CDS encoding acyl-CoA thioesterase, which gives rise to MSDSMSADVTFRSRRWVRPEDLNAHGTLFGGSLLRWIDEEAAIYAIIQLGNSRAVTKYISEIDFVSSARQGDLIEMGLRATAFGRTSLTMRAEVRNMITRERILTIEKIVFVGLDDHGQPIPHGYTDITYERDRLPHHHGLMRTEDRSTAD
- a CDS encoding LysE family transporter yields the protein MSWTGTAAGVLYLAWLASATLRPGGNGLFETQSHARDSRSKLFRMGLVTNLLNPKAAVM
- a CDS encoding flavin-containing monooxygenase, coding for MTSTQTTDFDAIVVGAGFGGIYQLHTLRDKLGLRVRGFEKGAGIGGTWYWNRYPGAMSDTESPFYRYSFDDELLQEWDWARKYIDQPDILRYLETVVDRYDLRKDFRLNTEVTSIVFDEATNTWTVGTSAGESFTARYVVTALGLLAATNIPDIPGIDSFEGRLVHTAEWPDDLSIEGKRVGVIGTGSTGTQFIVAAAKQVSHLTVFQRSAQYSVPSGNGPVEPGEVENYKSRFPEIWEQVRNSGVAFGFEESTVAATDVDEAERERVFQAAWDRGNGFYFMFGTFNDIAINPESNEAAAAFIRRKIAETVKDPETARLLTPTQPYAKRPLCNQGYYDVYNQDNVKLVSIKENPIVEITPRGVKTADGVEHELDVLVLATGFDAVDGNYRRIDIRGRGGVSVDEHWADAPTSFLGIMTAGFPNMFMILGPNGPFTNLVPSIEAQVEFITTLVTEAERRGGLIEVSQQVEDEWTETCTTIANYTLFPKTDSWIFGANIPGKKHAVMFYLGGLGAYRGLLSEIQAKDFEGFSIGQPVPA
- a CDS encoding alpha/beta hydrolase: MSSSSTATAVVPSALRDLYLGWSELMATHELDMRLFRSIFDEWHQPTIEPEDVTYKEETVGGVPGIWAFPAGADRSKVLLYTHGGGFAVGSAASHRKLAAHVAKAAGVTAFVLDYRRAPEHPHPAQVDDGVAAFEALLERGVHPEDVTTIGDSAGGNLAIAIPLALKAKGRPLPGHVIAFSPWLDMENRGATLVTNDATDALISVPLLEGMIAGVLGATTSPSAPLANPLYADFTGFPPLYVNAGSVESLVDNAIRVAERAKGAGVDVTLHVAEGQQHVYPFLAGRDADVDAELAAIGQWLRH
- a CDS encoding alpha/beta fold hydrolase, which gives rise to MRIVLVHGGWQGGWAWDGVVAELTKAGHEVWAPTLQGHGDNDDRAGVTLSTMADNLIGRIADKGWDRFVVVGHSGGGPIIQLVAEAMPEQVEQAIFIDAWVLADGESINAILPTELANFARGTAASSPDQSVPIPPQLFMTAFLQDGSEELHAQVEPRLVPSPGGWLDEPIRLRSAGTGDVPSGYIFLQEDRAVPQELYRASADRLTNPTTASSPGSHQAMLTRPVELAAAIVSVMS